A window of Hymenobacter siberiensis genomic DNA:
GTAGCGCTGCTCGGGCGTGAAGCCGTCGTAGCTGGGGCGCGGGCCGCTGCCGTAGCGCTGCTGCAATTGCTTCTCCAGGGCCCCGTACACTACGGTGAGGCCGGCGAAATCGGCCAGGTTTTCGCCCATCGTGAGCTGGCCGTTTACGTGCACCGAATCGAGGGGCGAGAAGGCGCTGTATTGCTTGCCCACAATGGCGGCGCGCTGCGTGAACTCGGCCGCGTCGGCCGGCGTCCACCAGTCGCGCAGGTTGCCTTCGGAGTCGTACTGCCGGCCCTGGTCGTCGAAGCCGTGGGTCATTTCGTGGCCCATCACCCCGCCAATGGCCCCGTAGTTGATTGCATCATCGGCCTTGGGGTCGAAGAACGGAGGCTGCAGGTAGCCGGCCGGAAACACGATTTCGTTCATCGGCGGGTTGTAGTAGGCGTTGATGGTGGGCGGCGTCATGCCCCACTCGTTGCGGTCGATGGGCCCGCCAAACTTGGCCGCCTCGCGCCGGTTTTCCCACCGCCGGGCCGCCAGCAGATTCGTCAGGTAGCTCTCGCGGGCAATGGGCAGGGCCGAATAGTCCTTCCACACATCGGGGTAGCCGATTTTTACCCGCAGCGCGTTCAGCTTTTTCAGGGCTTCGGCCTTGGTGGGCGCACTCATCCAGGTGTTGGTCTGGATGTGCTCGGCCATGCTGGCCTTGATGTTGGCCACCATTTCCAGCGCCTTGGCCTTGGCCTCGGGCGAGAAAGCCTGGTCCACGTACAGCTGCCCGAAGGCCTCGCCCAGGCTCTGGTCCGTGGCGGCCTGCATGCGTTTCCAGCGCGGGGCCTGCTGCTTGGCCCCGGTCAGGGCCTGGCTGTAGCGGAAGGCCGCCTCGGCATACGGCGTGGGCATTGCCGACGCCACCGAGCGCACCAGGTGCCAGCGCAGGTAGGTTTTGAGGTCGGGTAGCGTTTCGGTTTTCAGCACCGCGTTCACCTCATCGAAGAAAGCCGGCTGACCGATAATGATTTTCTGCGCCTTGCCCAGCTGCATGCCCGTCAGTAGGCTCTTGGGGTCGAGCACAGGGTAGCGCTGTTGGGCGGCGGCCACGGTCAGCTTGTTGTAGTTGGCCTGCGGGTCGCGCAGCTCCACGGGTGTGCGCGAGGCCTTGGCCAGGCGGGTTTCGATGCGCTCCACCGTGGCCGCGTCGCGCCGTGCCACGGCGGGGGCTGCGCCCAGCAGCTCAAATACCTGCGTCATGTAGGCGCGGTAGGCGGCTTTCACCTTCTCGGTGCGGGCATCGGTTTTGAAGTAGAAGTCGCGGTTGGGCAGCGTGAGGCCGCTCTGGTTCATCTGCAC
This region includes:
- a CDS encoding M13 family metallopeptidase codes for the protein MNNRYLSAGTAALLALAGCTSTKPAAVTTAAAAPVATAAPAPKGVGLDMADIDRSVNPCEDFFQFSGGNWLRANPIPSYASSWGPRNLLGNRTQDLLRKILEDAAANRNAAPGSNAQKVGDFYASAMDTVAIDRTGLAPLKPELDRVAAVRNATGLRAEIVRLQELGASPFFRAGVDVDEKKTTQYAVQMNQSGLTLPNRDFYFKTDARTEKVKAAYRAYMTQVFELLGAAPAVARRDAATVERIETRLAKASRTPVELRDPQANYNKLTVAAAQQRYPVLDPKSLLTGMQLGKAQKIIIGQPAFFDEVNAVLKTETLPDLKTYLRWHLVRSVASAMPTPYAEAAFRYSQALTGAKQQAPRWKRMQAATDQSLGEAFGQLYVDQAFSPEAKAKALEMVANIKASMAEHIQTNTWMSAPTKAEALKKLNALRVKIGYPDVWKDYSALPIARESYLTNLLAARRWENRREAAKFGGPIDRNEWGMTPPTINAYYNPPMNEIVFPAGYLQPPFFDPKADDAINYGAIGGVMGHEMTHGFDDQGRQYDSEGNLRDWWTPADAAEFTQRAAIVGKQYSAFSPLDSVHVNGQLTMGENLADFAGLTVVYGALEKQLQQRYGSGPRPSYDGFTPEQRYFLSWAQLRRQNIRPEALRQQIATDPHSPGQYRTIGPLMNMPQFQQAFGCPEGSKMTRSAADRAVIW